In Paenibacillus sonchi, a single genomic region encodes these proteins:
- a CDS encoding carbohydrate ABC transporter permease, which translates to MSTTTAKIQTAKVRKRVNTDRLTLSIIGYATLIVLAVFCIVPFLLVVSASLSEESSIIEKGFQLIPSTFSTEAYGLLFKYPAEMLRAYGVTITVTLIGTVLGLFLTSMTAYVLSRRDFKWRGRFSFFFFFTTLFSGGLVPSYLLIINFLHLKDTLLVLILPMLMNVFYIIVMKSFMSSIPDAITESAKIDGAGDFRIFLQLIVPLSKPALATIGLFIALAYWNDWYNALLYISKSELMPLQYYLYKMLGNMDGMRKAMMASGAVVNTDLPTESLKMAMTIVATGPILLAYPFIQKYFVQGLTIGAVKG; encoded by the coding sequence ATGAGTACAACTACTGCAAAAATCCAAACTGCAAAGGTGCGCAAGCGGGTCAACACGGACCGGCTCACCCTGTCAATCATCGGATACGCGACCCTCATAGTGCTCGCTGTATTCTGCATCGTTCCCTTCCTGCTGGTGGTGTCCGCCTCACTAAGCGAAGAGAGCTCCATCATCGAGAAAGGCTTCCAGCTGATCCCGTCTACCTTTTCCACAGAGGCCTACGGCTTGCTGTTCAAGTATCCGGCTGAAATGCTCAGAGCTTACGGTGTAACGATCACCGTTACCCTAATCGGCACCGTGCTTGGATTGTTCCTGACCTCCATGACGGCTTACGTGCTGTCCCGGAGAGATTTTAAATGGCGCGGACGCTTCTCGTTTTTCTTCTTCTTCACTACGCTGTTCAGCGGCGGACTGGTGCCTTCTTACCTGTTGATTATCAACTTCCTGCATCTCAAAGATACACTGCTGGTGCTGATTCTGCCCATGCTGATGAACGTATTTTACATTATCGTCATGAAGTCGTTCATGAGCAGCATCCCGGATGCGATCACAGAATCCGCCAAGATTGACGGCGCAGGCGATTTCCGGATCTTTTTACAGCTGATTGTGCCTTTGTCCAAGCCCGCACTGGCGACGATCGGTCTGTTCATAGCCTTGGCTTACTGGAACGACTGGTATAACGCGCTGCTCTATATTTCCAAGTCCGAATTGATGCCGCTTCAATACTATTTATATAAAATGCTTGGTAATATGGATGGTATGCGCAAGGCGATGATGGCCTCGGGTGCAGTGGTGAATACCGATCTGCCTACCGAAAGCTTGAAGATGGCCATGACCATCGTGGCTACAGGACCGATTCTGCTGGCTTATCCGTTCATTCAAAAGTATTTTGTGCAAGGTCTCACGATTGGCGCTGTCAAAGGATAA
- a CDS encoding DUF3502 domain-containing protein, giving the protein MANKKKKLTVTLATMMALGTILSACGGGNNNNTAAEATNAGATAATTEGAAADSGAPDTSKEVKLKMILVGGQPGDYDKVFGELNTKLKEKINATVETEFLDWSDWTQKYPLKFAANEDFDLVYTANWAFYNDQALKGGFLELTDDMLQKYMPKTWEAMPKVNWEQAKVDGKLYMVPNNNVEVTDKVVLYREDLRKKYNLPEINSPDTYANYLKTVAKEEKGITAYGAKPADGWKWHELDQTLLEQNNNFNLVDANLLPLAYKLDDASGKIFNIYDTPEFTSLLKYYKDLADNGAWSKNVVSNKNDVWQDIKAGKVSSYAHNLGTVAANLAEMRRDKPDVELAIADLTPDKKKIAAIATQNGMSIHATSKNAERSLMLIDLLQNDKEIHDLTMYGIAGTNYIPEGDDKYKAGPAAANYTGFSNWGWNSPLNRQDAAYPKEADDMFNSWQSSVYHFPLETFVFDSAKVKNEVANIGNVMLRYAIPLEYGLIDDIEKGQADLIKQLKSAGIDKVQTEMQTQIDAFLAAQKQ; this is encoded by the coding sequence ATGGCAAACAAGAAAAAGAAACTCACAGTTACGCTGGCAACGATGATGGCACTGGGGACAATCCTCAGCGCATGCGGTGGCGGCAACAACAACAATACAGCTGCGGAAGCAACAAACGCCGGGGCAACCGCTGCAACAACAGAAGGCGCAGCCGCGGATTCCGGCGCTCCTGACACCTCCAAAGAGGTCAAGCTCAAAATGATCCTGGTCGGCGGCCAGCCCGGCGATTACGACAAGGTATTCGGAGAGCTCAATACCAAATTGAAAGAAAAAATCAATGCCACCGTGGAAACAGAGTTCCTTGACTGGTCCGACTGGACCCAGAAGTATCCGCTGAAATTTGCCGCCAATGAGGATTTTGACCTCGTGTACACAGCTAACTGGGCTTTTTATAACGATCAGGCACTGAAAGGCGGATTTTTGGAGCTGACCGATGATATGCTGCAAAAGTACATGCCAAAAACCTGGGAAGCAATGCCTAAGGTAAACTGGGAGCAAGCGAAAGTGGACGGCAAGCTCTACATGGTTCCAAACAACAACGTTGAGGTTACCGACAAGGTAGTGCTGTATCGTGAGGATCTGCGCAAAAAGTACAATCTTCCGGAAATCAACAGTCCCGACACCTACGCCAATTACTTGAAAACGGTTGCTAAAGAAGAAAAAGGCATTACCGCTTACGGTGCCAAACCCGCTGACGGCTGGAAATGGCATGAGCTTGACCAGACATTGCTGGAGCAGAACAACAACTTCAACCTGGTGGATGCCAACCTGCTGCCGCTGGCTTACAAGCTGGATGATGCTTCCGGCAAAATATTCAACATCTACGACACTCCTGAGTTCACATCGCTGCTGAAATATTATAAAGATCTGGCCGACAATGGCGCCTGGTCCAAAAACGTAGTCAGCAACAAAAACGATGTATGGCAGGATATCAAGGCCGGGAAGGTGTCCTCCTATGCCCATAACCTGGGTACTGTGGCTGCTAACCTTGCCGAAATGCGCCGCGACAAACCGGATGTAGAGCTGGCGATTGCCGACCTTACACCGGATAAGAAAAAAATCGCCGCAATTGCGACCCAAAACGGGATGTCCATTCATGCTACTTCTAAGAATGCAGAACGTTCTCTGATGCTGATCGATCTGCTGCAAAATGACAAGGAAATTCACGACTTGACGATGTACGGCATTGCCGGAACCAACTACATCCCTGAAGGGGATGACAAGTACAAGGCTGGTCCTGCGGCTGCGAATTACACCGGCTTCTCGAACTGGGGCTGGAATTCCCCGCTGAACCGTCAAGATGCGGCTTATCCGAAGGAAGCCGATGATATGTTCAACAGCTGGCAGTCGAGTGTTTACCACTTCCCGCTGGAAACCTTTGTCTTCGACTCAGCTAAAGTGAAGAACGAAGTGGCGAATATCGGGAACGTCATGCTGCGTTACGCGATCCCGCTGGAATACGGATTGATCGACGATATCGAAAAAGGCCAGGCTGACCTGATCAAACAGCTGAAATCCGCTGGCATTGATAAGGTCCAGACTGAAATGCAAACGCAAATCGATGCCTTCCTGGCAGCGCAAAAACAATAG